Proteins from one Streptomyces sp. NBC_00289 genomic window:
- a CDS encoding pyridoxamine 5'-phosphate oxidase family protein has translation MVDDDRSNVPETHRSAELDGVEALRLLGSVSLGRIVFTRHALPTVRPVNHVLVDGDIVIRTHGDAALTRYTRQTGGEGAVVAYEADDIDPDTHLGWSVVVTGYARLVTDPDELARYRALLRPWVSERMDQAVRISPDLITGVRLTPHDPASSA, from the coding sequence ATGGTCGACGACGACCGATCGAACGTCCCGGAAACACACCGGAGTGCCGAGTTGGACGGCGTCGAGGCGCTACGGCTCCTGGGCAGCGTCTCCCTGGGGCGAATCGTCTTCACCCGGCACGCCCTGCCGACCGTCCGGCCCGTCAACCACGTCCTGGTCGACGGTGACATCGTCATCCGCACCCACGGTGACGCCGCGCTGACCCGGTACACCCGCCAGACCGGGGGCGAGGGGGCCGTGGTCGCCTACGAGGCCGACGACATCGACCCCGACACCCATCTCGGGTGGAGCGTCGTCGTCACGGGCTATGCGCGGCTGGTGACCGACCCGGACGAACTGGCCCGCTATCGGGCTCTGTTGCGTCCCTGGGTGTCGGAGAGGATGGATCAGGCCGTCCGCATCAGCCCCGACCTGATCACCGGGGTTCGCCTCACGCCCCACGATCCGGCCTCGTCGGCCTGA
- a CDS encoding pyridoxamine 5'-phosphate oxidase family protein, whose translation MYANDGFRELDRQECLRLLAKVPVGRVVYTRRALPAVLPVNFCLDHDAAVLVRTSASSELVHAIDGAVVAFEADEVDVTTHSGWSVVVTGAATAVTDPAEHARLLRNGPRPWVPAPQEVFVRIAPELITGRALVGGHTLYGVRLPH comes from the coding sequence ATGTACGCCAACGACGGATTCCGTGAACTCGACCGGCAGGAGTGTCTGCGCCTGCTCGCCAAGGTGCCTGTGGGGCGCGTCGTGTACACCCGGCGGGCACTGCCCGCCGTCCTGCCGGTCAACTTCTGTCTCGACCACGACGCCGCGGTGCTGGTGCGCACCTCGGCCTCCTCCGAACTGGTGCACGCGATCGACGGAGCGGTGGTCGCCTTCGAGGCCGACGAGGTCGACGTCACCACCCACTCCGGCTGGAGTGTCGTGGTCACGGGAGCGGCCACCGCGGTGACCGACCCGGCCGAGCACGCACGGCTGCTGCGGAACGGACCGCGTCCCTGGGTGCCGGCGCCTCAAGAGGTGTTCGTGCGCATCGCCCCGGAACTGATCACCGGACGCGCACTCGTCGGCGGACACACCCTGTACGGCGTGCGCCTGCCTCACTGA
- a CDS encoding zinc-dependent alcohol dehydrogenase family protein, with amino-acid sequence MKGFVFHGPGQSAWEEVPDPAVKESTDAIVRVGAVTICGTDLHILKGDVPEVSPGTVLGHEAVGEIVEVGSDVRTVRPGDRVLVSCISACGRCRYCRESSYGQCRGGGGWILGHLIDGTQAEYVRVPYADLSVHALPSAVESKDAVLLADIFPTAYEVGVLNGHVRPGDTVAIVGAGPIGLAAIATARLFAPERIVAVDLAASRLEAAKRFGADAVAHAGEDPEQLIADLTDGLGADVVIEAVGVPESFELCTRVVRPGGHVANVGVHGKPATLHLEDLWIKNVTITTGLVDTHSTPTLLRMAAAGRLPTGQLVTHTFPLEKMEEAYDVFARAADTGALKVVLGGRPHEEVAVRAA; translated from the coding sequence ATGAAAGGCTTCGTCTTCCACGGCCCCGGGCAGTCCGCCTGGGAGGAGGTCCCGGACCCTGCCGTCAAGGAGTCCACCGACGCCATCGTGCGGGTCGGCGCCGTCACCATCTGCGGCACGGACCTGCACATACTCAAAGGCGACGTGCCCGAGGTGAGTCCGGGCACGGTCCTGGGCCACGAGGCCGTCGGCGAGATCGTGGAGGTCGGCAGCGACGTCCGGACCGTACGTCCGGGCGACCGCGTGCTGGTCTCCTGCATCAGCGCCTGCGGCCGCTGCCGCTACTGCCGCGAGAGCAGCTACGGCCAGTGCCGGGGCGGCGGAGGCTGGATCCTGGGGCACCTGATCGACGGGACCCAGGCCGAGTACGTCCGCGTCCCCTATGCCGACCTGTCCGTGCACGCCCTGCCCAGCGCGGTGGAGAGCAAGGACGCCGTCCTGCTCGCGGACATCTTCCCGACCGCCTACGAGGTGGGCGTGCTCAACGGGCACGTGCGCCCGGGCGACACCGTCGCCATCGTGGGGGCCGGCCCCATCGGCCTCGCGGCGATCGCGACGGCGCGCCTGTTCGCGCCCGAGCGCATCGTCGCCGTCGACCTGGCCGCGTCCCGTCTGGAGGCCGCCAAACGGTTCGGAGCCGACGCCGTGGCACACGCAGGCGAGGACCCCGAGCAGCTGATCGCCGATCTCACCGACGGACTCGGCGCGGACGTGGTCATCGAGGCGGTCGGCGTGCCGGAGAGCTTCGAACTGTGCACCCGCGTGGTGCGGCCCGGCGGGCATGTGGCCAACGTCGGCGTGCACGGCAAGCCCGCGACCCTGCACCTCGAAGACCTGTGGATCAAGAACGTGACCATCACGACCGGTCTGGTGGACACCCACTCCACGCCCACCCTGCTCCGCATGGCCGCCGCGGGCCGACTGCCCACCGGGCAACTGGTCACCCACACCTTCCCGCTGGAGAAGATGGAGGAGGCGTACGACGTCTTCGCCCGGGCCGCGGACACCGGAGCCCTCAAGGTGGTGCTCGGCGGCCGGCCGCACGAGGAGGTCGCCGTCCGGGCGGCCTGA
- a CDS encoding universal stress protein: MERVILVCTDPSSHGRSAVDWAEREARLHGLPLCAVPGSAPDPSRVAMVVGNIPDEADATGPPLGSRSPVAVRAWDCPLVLVPDGPASTHRSGRVVLGVDARAPSGAAIDFAFASARVRGALLHVVHSWSLSSCAAEWPFALPETERATWEDHEVQCLADVLRPWREKYREVPVLEDVVLLTPDQALLHRCESAELVVVGRQPGAECGSVARALLRAATCPVAVVPAR; the protein is encoded by the coding sequence ATGGAACGAGTGATCCTTGTCTGTACCGACCCGTCGTCGCACGGCCGTTCCGCGGTCGACTGGGCCGAGCGGGAGGCCCGACTGCACGGTCTGCCGCTGTGTGCGGTCCCCGGCTCGGCGCCGGACCCGAGCCGGGTGGCCATGGTCGTGGGCAACATCCCTGACGAGGCGGACGCCACAGGCCCCCCTCTCGGCTCCCGTTCGCCGGTGGCCGTCCGGGCTTGGGACTGTCCGCTGGTGCTCGTTCCGGACGGACCCGCATCCACTCACCGTTCCGGCAGGGTCGTCCTCGGAGTGGACGCCCGAGCCCCCTCTGGCGCCGCGATCGACTTCGCCTTCGCCAGCGCCCGGGTACGAGGTGCGCTCCTGCACGTCGTGCACTCCTGGTCGCTCTCTTCCTGTGCCGCCGAGTGGCCCTTCGCCCTGCCCGAGACGGAGCGTGCGACCTGGGAGGACCACGAGGTGCAGTGCCTGGCCGACGTGCTGCGTCCGTGGCGCGAGAAGTACCGGGAGGTGCCGGTGCTCGAGGACGTCGTCCTCCTCACGCCGGATCAAGCGCTCCTGCACCGCTGCGAGAGCGCCGAACTGGTCGTGGTGGGCCGGCAGCCCGGTGCGGAGTGCGGCAGCGTCGCCCGGGCCCTCCTGCGCGCCGCGACCTGCCCGGTTGCCGTGGTGCCGGCCCGATGA
- a CDS encoding flavodoxin domain-containing protein has translation MTDTVLVAYGTTNGSTAEIAEAVADVLRKDGLTVESRPAQSVTNVARYDAVVVGGGLYGGRWHKDARRFVRRHRAVLAERPVWLFSSGPLDASASERDIPPVRGVRRAVIRLDAREHVTFGGCLEEGARGRVAGMILRSGKGGDFRDFGVIQAWAHGIADELTHA, from the coding sequence ATGACCGACACCGTGTTGGTCGCCTACGGAACGACGAACGGATCCACCGCGGAGATCGCCGAAGCCGTCGCTGACGTCCTGCGCAAGGACGGGCTGACGGTCGAGTCGCGCCCGGCCCAATCCGTGACGAATGTGGCCCGGTACGACGCCGTCGTGGTCGGCGGCGGGCTCTACGGGGGGCGCTGGCACAAGGACGCGCGGCGGTTCGTCCGCCGGCACCGCGCCGTGCTCGCGGAGCGTCCGGTGTGGTTGTTCAGCAGCGGACCGCTCGACGCCTCGGCCTCCGAGCGGGACATCCCGCCCGTGCGCGGCGTGCGGCGGGCCGTGATCCGACTGGATGCCCGGGAGCACGTCACCTTCGGAGGATGCCTGGAGGAAGGCGCCAGGGGGCGAGTGGCCGGGATGATCCTCCGCTCCGGGAAGGGCGGCGACTTCCGGGACTTCGGTGTGATCCAGGCATGGGCGCACGGCATCGCCGACGAGTTGACGCACGCGTAG
- a CDS encoding CBS domain-containing protein has product MRHHKVGSMMTTDVVRAEHGTPFKEVARLLATHRISGLPVVDEDERVVGVLSETDLMMHQATAADPYEPKRHAGLTALTPGARRQAAKGTARTAGELMTRPPVTVHADDTIVQAARTMAQRRVERLPVLDEEDRLVGIVTRRELLQVFLRPDKEIRDVVIEEVLVRALWLPPGSVEVSVAEGVVTLTGHMERKSETEIALAMTRRIDGVVEVIGKLTYRLDDAHLRTEQQGQAMHGVADDWLRRM; this is encoded by the coding sequence ATGAGGCACCACAAGGTCGGCTCCATGATGACTACGGACGTCGTCCGCGCCGAGCACGGCACACCGTTCAAGGAGGTGGCCCGGTTGCTGGCGACCCACCGGATCAGCGGACTGCCGGTGGTCGACGAGGACGAGAGGGTCGTCGGTGTGCTGTCCGAAACGGACCTGATGATGCACCAGGCGACCGCAGCCGACCCGTACGAGCCGAAGCGTCATGCGGGGCTCACCGCGCTGACACCAGGCGCCAGGCGTCAGGCCGCCAAAGGCACGGCCCGCACCGCCGGTGAGCTGATGACGCGGCCGCCCGTCACGGTGCACGCCGACGACACCATCGTCCAGGCCGCCCGCACCATGGCGCAGCGGCGCGTGGAACGGCTGCCCGTCCTCGACGAGGAGGACCGGCTCGTCGGGATCGTGACCCGCCGCGAGCTGCTCCAGGTCTTCCTGCGGCCCGACAAGGAGATCCGCGACGTGGTGATCGAGGAAGTCCTGGTGCGCGCTCTGTGGTTGCCGCCGGGCAGCGTCGAGGTCTCCGTGGCGGAGGGCGTCGTCACCCTCACCGGCCACATGGAACGCAAGAGCGAGACGGAGATCGCCCTCGCCATGACCCGTCGGATCGACGGGGTGGTCGAGGTGATCGGCAAGCTCACCTACCGGCTGGACGACGCTCACCTGCGCACCGAGCAACAGGGGCAGGCGATGCACGGCGTGGCCGACGACTGGCTGCGCCGAATGTGA
- a CDS encoding GNAT family N-acetyltransferase, with translation MTDDLLDRSSVHALLADGTTVCIRRVLPSDHDQLRGLYGEMSQDNLRLRFFAASRRSAAMAADRACASARPGYRALLAEANGAVIGLAEYDTGGEKDGAEISIAVADGLHHRGVGTLLVEHLVSAARAEGITTFTADALSENHEVLRLFADLGLRTSRRFEGPEVRCTVHLDQDDAYLSAVEARGRSADIASLLPLLRPSVVAVVGAGRTPGSVGRAVLHHLQTGGFTHRLFAVNPCVTSVLGVPAHPSVAELPKTPDLVIVAVPAAAVPVVADECGRAGVRALVVVTAGLDHVQARTLLTACRTYGMRLVGPNCLGVSNTEAGLSLDATFAAEHPRPGTAGVAVQSGGVGIALLDGLSRLGIGVSSFASLGDKYDVSGNDMLQWWESDGRTDLALLHLESFGNPRAFSRTARRVTRRIPVLTVDAGRTEAGRKAAASHTAAAATRTMTRGALFTQAGITATRSVGELLETAALFHSQPLPEGSRVAIVTNAGGAGVLTADACAEAGLALPPFTPAMIDELLGVLPDGAAIGNPVDATATVSEEQLTECVDRLTRCPGIDAVVVALVPTALAAATGDDLARALTAAPGRRARPVLAVRLEQDRSVRLLPAADGATIPSYAEPQAAARALAHAAERAEWLARPAGVVPDLDDTETGRARTVVAEYLAAHSDGGWLDPRTCADLLACYGIPQTPWAWAETEDDAVLAASRLRGFDGRVVMKAHWPGLLHKTQQHAVHLDLRGDSQVRAAFRDLETRFAGLMTGVVVQPLAARGTELFAGVAQDEVFGPLVLFGLGGTATEVLADHAARLAPLTDRDVHELIISPRWAPLLVGANGNSPVDLEELEQLLLRLSRMAADLPQLAEADLNPVLATPGGVTVLDARVRLLPRRPQDPYLRRLR, from the coding sequence ATGACGGACGACCTGCTCGACCGATCCTCGGTCCACGCCCTGCTCGCGGACGGCACCACCGTGTGCATACGACGGGTGCTGCCGAGTGACCACGACCAGCTGCGGGGGCTCTACGGGGAGATGTCGCAGGACAACCTCCGCCTGCGGTTCTTCGCGGCGAGCCGGCGCTCCGCGGCCATGGCGGCCGACCGGGCCTGCGCCTCCGCGCGCCCGGGCTACCGGGCCCTGCTGGCCGAGGCGAACGGCGCGGTGATCGGGCTGGCCGAATACGACACCGGCGGGGAGAAGGACGGCGCGGAGATCTCCATCGCCGTCGCCGACGGCCTGCACCACCGGGGCGTGGGCACCCTGCTCGTCGAGCACCTGGTCTCGGCGGCGCGGGCGGAGGGCATCACCACCTTCACCGCCGACGCGCTCAGCGAGAACCACGAGGTGCTCCGCCTGTTCGCCGACCTCGGTCTGCGCACCTCCCGCCGCTTCGAGGGGCCGGAGGTGCGCTGCACCGTCCACCTCGACCAGGACGACGCATACCTGTCGGCCGTCGAGGCCCGGGGCCGGTCCGCCGACATCGCCAGCCTGCTGCCCCTGCTGCGACCGTCCGTGGTCGCCGTGGTCGGCGCGGGACGCACGCCCGGATCAGTGGGCCGGGCCGTCCTGCACCACCTGCAGACCGGCGGCTTCACCCATCGCCTGTTCGCCGTGAACCCCTGCGTCACCTCGGTGCTCGGCGTGCCGGCCCATCCGTCCGTCGCGGAGCTGCCGAAGACGCCCGACCTGGTGATCGTGGCCGTCCCGGCCGCCGCCGTCCCGGTCGTCGCCGACGAGTGCGGAAGGGCCGGGGTACGCGCGCTCGTCGTCGTCACCGCCGGACTCGACCACGTTCAGGCGAGGACCCTGCTGACCGCATGCCGTACCTACGGCATGCGGCTGGTCGGACCCAACTGCCTCGGCGTCTCCAACACGGAAGCCGGACTGAGCCTCGACGCCACCTTCGCCGCCGAACATCCCCGCCCCGGGACGGCCGGTGTCGCCGTGCAGTCCGGCGGAGTCGGCATCGCGCTGCTCGACGGACTGTCCCGGCTGGGCATCGGCGTCTCGTCCTTCGCCTCCCTCGGCGACAAGTACGACGTCAGCGGCAATGACATGCTCCAGTGGTGGGAGAGCGACGGCCGCACCGACCTCGCCCTGCTGCACCTGGAGTCCTTCGGCAACCCGCGCGCCTTCTCCCGTACCGCCCGGCGCGTGACCCGCCGCATCCCGGTACTGACCGTCGACGCCGGCCGTACCGAGGCGGGTCGCAAGGCGGCTGCCTCGCACACAGCGGCCGCCGCCACCCGCACCATGACCCGCGGCGCACTGTTCACCCAGGCCGGCATCACCGCGACCCGCTCGGTCGGCGAACTCCTGGAAACGGCCGCCCTGTTCCACTCACAGCCGTTGCCGGAAGGCAGCCGCGTCGCGATCGTCACCAACGCGGGCGGCGCAGGAGTGCTCACCGCCGACGCCTGCGCGGAGGCGGGACTGGCGCTGCCCCCCTTCACTCCAGCGATGATCGACGAACTGCTCGGTGTGCTGCCGGACGGCGCCGCCATCGGCAATCCCGTCGACGCCACCGCCACCGTGTCCGAGGAGCAGCTCACCGAGTGCGTCGACCGCCTCACCCGGTGCCCCGGCATCGACGCTGTCGTGGTGGCTCTCGTGCCCACGGCGCTCGCCGCCGCCACCGGCGACGACCTGGCGCGGGCCCTCACCGCGGCTCCCGGACGGCGGGCGCGGCCCGTGCTCGCCGTACGTCTGGAGCAGGACCGGTCCGTACGGCTGCTCCCCGCCGCCGACGGCGCCACGATCCCCTCGTACGCCGAACCGCAGGCGGCCGCCCGCGCACTGGCCCACGCCGCCGAGCGTGCCGAATGGCTCGCCCGGCCCGCCGGCGTCGTCCCGGATCTCGACGACACCGAGACCGGGCGGGCCCGCACCGTCGTCGCGGAGTACCTGGCGGCGCATTCCGACGGCGGCTGGCTCGACCCGCGCACCTGCGCCGACCTGCTGGCCTGCTACGGCATCCCACAGACCCCCTGGGCCTGGGCGGAGACCGAGGACGACGCCGTGCTCGCCGCCTCCCGGCTGCGCGGCTTCGACGGCCGGGTGGTCATGAAGGCCCACTGGCCCGGACTCCTGCACAAGACCCAGCAGCACGCCGTCCACCTCGACCTGCGCGGTGACTCCCAGGTGCGGGCCGCGTTCCGGGACCTGGAGACCCGCTTCGCCGGACTCATGACCGGCGTGGTCGTGCAACCCCTCGCCGCCCGCGGCACCGAGCTGTTCGCGGGCGTGGCCCAGGACGAGGTCTTCGGACCGCTGGTCCTGTTCGGGCTGGGCGGCACGGCCACCGAGGTGCTCGCCGACCACGCGGCCCGCCTCGCCCCGCTCACCGACCGCGACGTGCACGAGCTGATCATCTCGCCGCGGTGGGCCCCGCTGCTGGTGGGCGCGAACGGAAACTCCCCCGTCGACCTCGAGGAACTGGAACAGCTACTGCTGCGGCTGTCCCGGATGGCGGCGGACCTGCCGCAACTGGCCGAGGCCGACCTCAACCCCGTCCTGGCGACACCGGGCGGCGTCACCGTGCTCGACGCACGGGTACGCCTGCTGCCGCGTCGCCCCCAGGACCCGTATCTGCGCCGACTGCGCTGA
- the gap gene encoding type I glyceraldehyde-3-phosphate dehydrogenase has product MPVRVGINGFGRIGRTYLRAALDRAEEGTQVAQVVAVNDITSPATLAHLLEYDSTFGRIGRDVQHDDSSITVDGRRIEVTAERDPAALHWSDYGAGIVVESTGRFRDRDSAALHLKGGAHTVLLSAPGRGVDATIVMGVNDNVYDRHRDRIVSAASCTTNCVAPMVKVLHDAFGIERGMMTTIHGYTNDQSLLDGPHKDLRRARSAALSIIPTSTGAARAVGLVLPELAGALEGIAVRVPVEDGSLTDLAVVLGRETTADEINAVFEEAAEGPLNGILRVSKAPIVSRDVIGDPVSCVFDPALTQANGTLAKVFGWYDNEWGYTNRLLDLTALVADE; this is encoded by the coding sequence ATGCCCGTACGCGTCGGCATCAACGGCTTCGGCCGCATCGGCCGCACCTATCTGCGCGCGGCCCTCGACCGGGCCGAGGAAGGGACCCAGGTCGCCCAGGTGGTCGCCGTCAACGACATCACCTCACCCGCCACCCTGGCCCACCTGCTCGAGTACGACTCGACGTTCGGGCGCATCGGACGCGACGTCCAGCACGACGACAGCTCCATCACGGTCGACGGGCGACGCATCGAGGTCACCGCCGAGCGCGACCCGGCCGCCCTGCACTGGTCCGACTACGGCGCCGGCATCGTCGTCGAGTCCACCGGCCGCTTCCGCGACCGCGACTCCGCGGCCCTGCACCTGAAGGGCGGAGCCCACACCGTGCTGTTGTCGGCCCCCGGCAGGGGTGTGGACGCCACCATCGTGATGGGCGTCAACGACAACGTCTACGACCGGCACCGCGACCGGATCGTCTCCGCCGCCTCCTGCACCACCAACTGCGTCGCCCCGATGGTCAAGGTGCTCCACGACGCCTTCGGCATCGAACGCGGCATGATGACCACCATCCACGGCTACACCAACGACCAGTCCCTGCTCGACGGCCCGCACAAGGACCTCCGCCGGGCCCGCTCGGCAGCCCTGAGCATCATCCCCACCAGCACCGGAGCCGCCCGTGCCGTGGGCCTGGTGCTGCCGGAGCTGGCCGGGGCCCTGGAGGGGATCGCGGTCCGGGTGCCCGTGGAGGACGGCTCGCTCACCGACCTGGCCGTCGTCCTTGGCCGGGAGACCACCGCGGACGAGATCAACGCCGTGTTCGAGGAGGCCGCGGAGGGCCCGCTGAACGGCATCCTGCGCGTGTCGAAGGCCCCGATCGTGTCCCGCGACGTCATCGGCGATCCCGTGTCCTGCGTCTTCGACCCGGCGCTGACCCAGGCCAACGGCACGCTGGCCAAGGTGTTCGGCTGGTACGACAACGAATGGGGATACACCAACCGCCTCCTGGACCTGACGGCGCTGGTGGCGGACGAATGA
- a CDS encoding phosphoketolase: protein MSKVEHQDATVLSDEELRTLDAHWRAANYLTAGQIYLMSNPLLTEPLRPEHIKPRLLGHWGTSPGLNLVHTHLNRVIKARGLDALCVWGPGHGGPAILANSWLEGSYSQTYPDVSRDGEGMARLFRQFSFPGGVPSHVAPETPGSIHEGGELGYSLAHAYGAAFDHPDLLVACVIGDGEAETGPLAAAWHSNKFLDPVHDGAVLPILHLNGYKIANPTVLSRLPEAELDQLLRGYGHEPIHVTGDDPARVHRAMAAAMDTALDRIAVMQRTARENGVTERVHWPVIVLRTPKGWTGPAEVDGEPVEGTWRAHQVPLAGVRENPDHLRQLEAWLRSYRPRELFGSDGRPVADVLACVPDGTKRLGASPYANGGLLVRDLPLAPLDDFAVPVDKPGTTLHEPTRVLGDLLAQVMKDTGGRRDFRLVGPDETASNRLQAVFDVSGKAWQAEHLPVDEHLEHHGRVMEILSEHTCQGWLEGYLLTGRHGLFSCYEAFVHIVDSMVNQHIKWLKTSRELPWRAPIASLNYLLTSHVWRQDHNGFSHQDPGFVDHVLNKSPDVVRVYLPPDANTLLSVADHALRSRDYVNVIVAGKQPSFDWLSMDAARAHCARGAGIWEWAGTENGGEPDVVLACAGDVPTLEVLAAAQLLRRHLPDLAVRVVNVVDMTRLLPREEHPHGMSDFEYDGLFTQDKPVIFAYHGYPWLIHRLAYRRTGHRNLHVRGYKESGTTTTPFDMVVRNDLDRYRLVMDVVDRVPGLAVRAAAVRQEMADARTRHQSWIREHGTDLPEVADWTWNS from the coding sequence ATGTCCAAGGTCGAACACCAGGACGCCACCGTACTTTCCGACGAGGAACTGCGCACCCTGGACGCGCACTGGCGCGCCGCCAACTATCTCACCGCCGGCCAGATCTACCTGATGTCCAATCCGTTGCTCACCGAGCCCCTGCGCCCCGAGCACATCAAGCCCAGGCTGCTCGGCCACTGGGGCACCTCGCCCGGCCTCAACCTGGTCCACACCCACCTCAACCGGGTGATCAAGGCCAGGGGGCTGGACGCGCTGTGCGTGTGGGGGCCTGGGCACGGGGGTCCGGCGATCCTGGCCAACTCGTGGCTGGAGGGCAGCTACAGCCAGACCTATCCGGACGTGTCGCGGGACGGGGAGGGCATGGCGCGGCTGTTCCGGCAGTTCTCCTTCCCGGGCGGTGTGCCCAGTCACGTCGCCCCGGAGACGCCCGGCTCGATCCACGAGGGCGGCGAGCTCGGCTACTCGCTGGCCCACGCCTACGGAGCCGCGTTCGACCACCCCGACCTGCTGGTCGCCTGCGTGATCGGCGACGGTGAGGCGGAGACCGGCCCGCTGGCCGCCGCCTGGCACTCCAACAAGTTCCTCGATCCGGTCCACGACGGCGCGGTGCTGCCGATCCTGCACCTCAACGGCTACAAGATCGCCAACCCGACGGTGCTCTCCCGCCTTCCGGAGGCCGAACTCGACCAGCTGCTGCGCGGCTACGGGCACGAGCCGATCCACGTCACCGGAGACGACCCCGCCCGGGTGCACCGGGCGATGGCGGCGGCGATGGACACGGCGCTGGACCGCATCGCCGTGATGCAGCGGACCGCCCGCGAGAACGGCGTCACCGAGCGCGTGCACTGGCCCGTGATCGTGCTGCGTACGCCCAAGGGCTGGACCGGGCCCGCCGAGGTGGACGGCGAGCCCGTCGAGGGCACCTGGCGCGCCCACCAGGTGCCGCTCGCGGGCGTTCGCGAAAACCCCGACCACCTCCGCCAGTTGGAGGCGTGGCTGCGCTCGTACCGGCCCCGGGAGCTCTTCGGCTCCGACGGCCGGCCCGTCGCGGACGTCCTCGCCTGCGTCCCCGACGGCACCAAGCGGCTGGGCGCGAGCCCCTACGCCAACGGCGGACTGCTCGTCCGGGACCTCCCTCTCGCCCCGCTCGACGACTTCGCGGTGCCCGTCGACAAGCCCGGCACGACCCTGCACGAGCCCACCCGTGTGCTCGGCGACCTCCTCGCCCAGGTGATGAAGGACACCGGCGGACGCCGGGACTTCCGCCTCGTCGGACCGGACGAGACGGCCTCCAACCGGCTCCAGGCCGTCTTCGACGTCAGCGGAAAGGCCTGGCAGGCCGAACACCTGCCGGTCGACGAACACCTCGAACACCACGGCCGGGTGATGGAGATCCTCTCGGAGCACACCTGCCAGGGCTGGCTGGAGGGCTACCTGCTGACCGGCCGGCACGGGCTGTTCTCCTGCTACGAGGCGTTCGTCCACATCGTCGACTCGATGGTCAACCAGCACATCAAGTGGCTCAAGACATCCCGGGAGCTGCCGTGGCGCGCCCCCATCGCCTCCCTCAACTACCTGCTCACCTCACACGTGTGGCGTCAGGACCACAACGGCTTCTCCCACCAGGACCCCGGCTTCGTCGACCACGTCCTCAACAAGAGCCCGGACGTCGTGCGCGTCTACCTGCCGCCGGACGCCAACACCCTGCTGTCGGTGGCCGACCACGCCCTGCGCAGCCGCGACTACGTCAACGTGATCGTGGCCGGCAAGCAGCCGTCCTTCGACTGGCTGTCCATGGACGCCGCCCGCGCGCACTGCGCCCGCGGCGCCGGGATCTGGGAGTGGGCCGGCACGGAGAACGGCGGCGAGCCCGACGTCGTCCTCGCCTGCGCCGGAGACGTGCCCACCCTGGAGGTGCTGGCCGCCGCGCAGTTGCTGCGCCGACACCTGCCGGACCTCGCCGTCCGCGTGGTCAACGTGGTCGACATGACCCGGCTCCTGCCTCGGGAGGAACACCCGCACGGCATGAGCGACTTCGAGTACGACGGACTGTTCACCCAGGACAAGCCGGTGATCTTCGCCTACCACGGCTACCCCTGGCTGATCCACCGCCTCGCCTACCGCCGTACCGGGCACCGCAACCTGCACGTGCGCGGCTACAAGGAGTCGGGCACCACGACCACGCCGTTCGACATGGTCGTCCGCAACGACCTCGACCGCTACCGGCTCGTCATGGACGTCGTCGACCGGGTCCCCGGCCTCGCGGTGCGCGCCGCCGCCGTACGCCAGGAGATGGCCGACGCCCGTACCCGCCACCAGTCCTGGATCCGCGAGCACGGCACCGACCTGCCCGAAGTCGCCGACTGGACCTGGAACTCCTGA